The following proteins are encoded in a genomic region of Diabrotica virgifera virgifera chromosome 1, PGI_DIABVI_V3a:
- the LOC126878993 gene encoding mitochondrial import receptor subunit TOM40 homolog 1-like, which produces MGNVHAYSSNPPPPPPPSTTFPRKKDTDPAASPPEVIENPGPLEEIHSKCKNVFPTCFEGARVMLTRGLSNHFQISHTINMSSVTPSGYRFGATYVGTKQISPTEAYPILLGDIDPSGNLNATIIHQIQPNLQTKFGAQVQNSKFQVGQLTMNYKGSDYTASCTVANPDVINSSGIVVLHYLQAVTAKLALGTELAYQKGPSIPGGEIALLSAAAKYSTDNAQISGTLGVQGVHLCYYQRASKQLQIGVELEANHRMQEAVASVGYQVDLPKSEVVFKGHIDSNWSVGAVLEKKLTPLPFTLALSGLMNHNKNQFRLGVGILIG; this is translated from the exons ATGGGTAATGTACACGCTTATTCTTCTAACCCTCCTCCACCACCTCCACCAAGTACAACCTTCCCAAGGAAGAAGGATACTGATCCTGCAGCTAGTCCTCCGGAGGTGATTGAAAATCCAGGACCATTAGAAGAGATTCATTCAAAGTGCAAAA atgtttTCCCCACATGTTTTGAAGGCGCTAGAGTTATGCTTACAAGAGGTCTTAGTAATCACTTCCAAATATCCCACACAATAAATATGAGCTCTGTTACTCCCAGTGGATATAGATTTGGAGCTACTTATGTGGGAACAAAACAAATATCACCAACAGAGGCATATCCTATATTGCTGGGTGATATTGATCCCTCAGGGAATCTGAATGCCACTATTATACACCAAATTCAGCCAAATCTTCAAACAAAATTTGGAGCACAG GTACAGAACTCAAAATTTCAAGTAGGTCAGTTAACAATGAATTATAAGGGTTCTGATTATACTGCTAGTTGTACAGTAGCCAATCCTGATGTAATTAATAGTTCAGGAATAGTTGTTCTACATTATTTACAAGCTGTAACAGCTAAGCTGGCACTGGGAACTGAACTGGCCTATCAAAAAGGACCAAGTATTCCAGGCGGAGAAATAGCTTTATTAAGTGCAGCAGCTAA atattCAACTGACAACGCACAAATATCAGGCACATTAGGCGTACAAGGCGTTCATTTATGTTACTACCAAAGAGCTAGTAAGCAGTTACAAATTGGAGTTGAATTAGAGGCTAATCATAGAATGCAAGAGGCTGTGGCATCTGTTGGTTATCAAGTGGATTTACCAAAGAGTGAAGTAGTATTTAAAG GTCACATCGATTCAAATTGGTCGGTGGGCGCAGTTCTAGAAAAGAAATTAACTCCTCTGCCATTCACGTTAGCTCTTAGTGGGTTAATGAACCATAATAAAAATCAATTCAGGCTCGGAGTTGGTATATTGATCGGAtag